In Rhodococcus rhodochrous, a single genomic region encodes these proteins:
- a CDS encoding MFS transporter, giving the protein MSITPPGLLGRRFWLLFAASTLVCTTTGTVAPALPQYIQNDLGHSATVVGIVVGAASVLSVIANPVLGRITDRAGRRRMGMSGAALGVLGMGVLLLAGGLWNVVGGRALFGIGAIALNVALTAWVVDAARADARGRALGMFGISVWIGLAAGPQIGQTLLHEYGFTAVWLACAAMQAGAFGCIAAAPRRPRTAVVDRTPQKWGPVVAATARPSAIAAAAWTGESILMSFLILHLVDRGVPSTGPTGAAAVFTVFSAGVVGFRLLLGTRVDRWRPQVTVAGALAATTAGYVVLAFASSFPVAAIGAALLGCGFSPLYPALLMLTTGRLHPNSRAAGLGVFTSGVELGLAVGVFAGGVLVDRAGGGAAMLGAAGFQIVAMVVLLCRPWRVTPSPAPVGVAAEA; this is encoded by the coding sequence ATGTCCATCACTCCGCCAGGTCTCTTGGGGCGCCGTTTCTGGCTCCTGTTCGCCGCGTCGACGCTCGTGTGCACGACGACCGGCACTGTCGCCCCCGCCCTCCCTCAGTACATCCAGAACGATCTCGGTCACAGCGCCACCGTGGTGGGGATTGTCGTGGGCGCGGCGTCGGTCCTGTCCGTGATCGCCAACCCCGTTCTCGGGCGGATCACCGATCGGGCCGGACGCCGCCGGATGGGAATGTCGGGCGCCGCACTGGGAGTCCTCGGGATGGGGGTGCTTCTGCTGGCCGGCGGGCTGTGGAACGTAGTCGGTGGGCGGGCGCTGTTCGGGATCGGTGCCATCGCGCTGAACGTCGCGCTCACCGCCTGGGTGGTGGACGCGGCACGGGCGGATGCGCGGGGACGCGCCCTGGGGATGTTCGGCATCAGCGTGTGGATCGGCCTGGCGGCAGGTCCCCAGATCGGTCAGACTCTGCTGCACGAGTACGGCTTCACCGCCGTCTGGCTCGCCTGCGCCGCCATGCAGGCGGGGGCGTTCGGGTGCATCGCGGCCGCTCCGCGTCGCCCCCGGACCGCGGTCGTGGACAGGACCCCGCAGAAGTGGGGACCTGTGGTGGCCGCCACCGCCCGCCCCAGCGCGATCGCCGCGGCCGCGTGGACCGGTGAATCGATCCTGATGTCCTTCCTCATCCTCCATCTCGTCGACCGCGGCGTGCCGTCCACCGGCCCGACCGGTGCGGCGGCGGTCTTCACAGTCTTCTCCGCCGGCGTGGTCGGTTTCCGGTTGCTCCTCGGTACCCGGGTGGATCGGTGGCGGCCGCAGGTCACGGTGGCGGGGGCCCTGGCCGCCACCACCGCCGGTTACGTCGTCCTCGCCTTCGCGAGCAGCTTCCCAGTCGCCGCGATCGGGGCCGCACTGCTCGGCTGCGGGTTCTCCCCCCTGTATCCGGCACTGCTGATGCTCACCACCGGCCGGCTCCACCCGAACAGCCGCGCGGCGGGGCTCGGTGTGTTCACCTCGGGTGTCGAGCTGGGCCTCGCCGTCGGGGTGTTCGCCGGCGGCGTCCTCGTGGACCGGGCCGGTGGTGGAGCCGCAATGCTCGGCGCAGCGGGTTTCCAGATCGTCGCGATGGTCGTGCTGCTGTGCCGCCCGTGGCGCGTCACCCCCTCCCCCGCACCGGTCGGCGTGGCTGCGGAGGCCTGA
- a CDS encoding primary-amine oxidase gives MSAYAPTQGKVAVSSHPLDPLAREEIDAAVALVRADARTGDRLRFWGATLDEAHARAVLAGAAPAGERKVGLVVMDYGNNEAWEVDVLLGEESRIRDWRAIDPRRPGITSEEARAAAQACRENPEFRAALAKRGITDVSLVMVDAESMGGFVPDEYKDRRVTWGTVWHRVDEDDNGYARPVQGVVPIIDMQTMEVLEVEDHGVVPISEETGNYDNGLWEPDREGLAPLEVVQPEGTSFDVEGWKVTWQGWEFRLGFTHREGLVLYDLTFKGRSILKRVACNEMYVPYLDSNSTQYRKNFFDWGEYGAGPLTNSLALGCDCLGVIHYFDATVLGGDGVGRTIPQAICMHEEDDSVLWKHTDMRRDVGQVRRARKLIISNFQTVANYDYGFYWSLHQDGTIKLAVKLTGLMSASGIEEGEEAPYGRVVSKNVQTPNHQHFFGLRLDTAIDGPLNRIVEEHAEVDPDPEKNPWGNAVRTVRVPLLNEKDAAQRNDASVSRHWRIESAERTNRYGEPTGYRLLLPNTTIPFSTPDSVMARRAPFTHNHLWATPYDPAEQYVGGQYPNQAEPGEDGVQVWQQKGRSLDGAELVLWPVIGVMHFPRPEQWPIMPVEQIGFMFEPDGFFDRNPAMDIPAPTPHCSTESGGESACCGS, from the coding sequence GTGAGCGCTTACGCACCCACGCAAGGCAAAGTCGCCGTCAGCAGCCACCCGCTCGATCCGCTCGCCCGTGAGGAGATCGACGCCGCCGTGGCCCTGGTGCGTGCCGACGCGCGCACCGGCGACCGGCTCCGTTTCTGGGGTGCCACGCTCGACGAGGCCCATGCCCGCGCGGTCCTCGCCGGCGCGGCACCGGCCGGCGAGCGCAAGGTCGGTCTCGTGGTCATGGACTACGGCAACAACGAAGCCTGGGAGGTCGACGTCCTCCTCGGCGAGGAGTCGCGGATCCGCGACTGGCGCGCCATCGACCCCCGTCGTCCGGGCATCACCTCCGAGGAGGCCCGCGCCGCCGCCCAGGCCTGCCGCGAAAACCCCGAGTTCCGCGCCGCCCTCGCCAAGCGTGGCATCACCGACGTCTCGCTCGTGATGGTCGACGCGGAGTCGATGGGCGGATTCGTGCCCGACGAGTACAAGGACCGCCGCGTCACCTGGGGCACCGTCTGGCACCGCGTGGACGAGGACGACAACGGCTACGCCCGCCCCGTGCAGGGGGTCGTGCCCATCATCGATATGCAGACCATGGAGGTCCTCGAGGTCGAGGACCACGGTGTCGTGCCGATCTCGGAGGAGACCGGCAACTACGACAACGGCTTGTGGGAGCCCGACCGTGAGGGTCTCGCCCCGCTCGAGGTCGTCCAGCCCGAAGGCACGAGCTTCGACGTCGAGGGATGGAAGGTCACCTGGCAGGGTTGGGAGTTCCGCCTCGGCTTCACCCACCGTGAGGGCCTCGTACTGTACGACCTCACGTTCAAGGGCCGTTCGATCCTCAAGCGTGTCGCCTGCAACGAGATGTACGTCCCGTACCTCGACTCGAACTCCACCCAGTACCGCAAGAACTTCTTCGACTGGGGTGAGTACGGTGCCGGCCCGCTGACCAACTCCCTCGCGCTCGGATGCGACTGCCTCGGTGTCATCCACTACTTCGACGCGACCGTGCTCGGCGGCGACGGGGTGGGCCGGACCATTCCGCAGGCGATCTGCATGCACGAAGAGGACGACAGCGTCCTGTGGAAGCACACCGACATGCGTCGCGACGTCGGGCAGGTGCGCCGCGCCCGCAAGCTCATCATCTCCAACTTCCAGACCGTTGCGAACTACGACTACGGCTTCTACTGGTCGCTGCACCAGGACGGCACCATCAAGCTCGCCGTCAAACTCACCGGCCTGATGTCGGCCTCCGGAATCGAGGAGGGTGAGGAGGCCCCCTACGGCCGGGTCGTCTCCAAGAACGTCCAGACCCCCAACCACCAGCACTTCTTCGGCCTGCGCCTGGACACCGCGATCGACGGACCGCTCAACCGGATCGTCGAGGAGCATGCCGAGGTCGATCCGGACCCCGAGAAAAACCCCTGGGGCAATGCGGTGCGGACCGTGCGGGTCCCGCTGCTGAACGAGAAGGACGCGGCCCAGCGCAACGACGCGTCGGTCTCGCGGCACTGGCGTATCGAGAGCGCCGAGCGCACCAACCGCTACGGCGAGCCCACCGGCTACCGGCTCCTGTTGCCCAACACCACGATCCCGTTCTCCACCCCGGACTCCGTGATGGCCCGGCGAGCACCGTTCACCCACAACCACTTGTGGGCCACCCCCTACGATCCCGCCGAGCAGTACGTCGGTGGCCAGTACCCGAACCAGGCCGAGCCCGGCGAGGACGGCGTGCAGGTGTGGCAGCAGAAGGGACGCTCGCTCGACGGTGCCGAACTGGTGCTGTGGCCGGTCATCGGCGTGATGCACTTCCCGCGTCCCGAGCAGTGGCCGATCATGCCGGTCGAGCAGATCGGTTTCATGTTCGAGCCGGACGGCTTCTTCGACCGGAACCCGGCGATGGACATCCCCGCGCCCACGCCGCACTGCTCCACCGAGTCCGGTGGCGAGTCGGCGTGCTGCGGTAGCTGA
- a CDS encoding GntR family transcriptional regulator, with the protein MSDTSTGHALVDDTAAAIRAKIMSGEIPIGAQLRQAELAKSLGVSRTPVREALRQLQAGGLIEVVPNRGAVVRVPVPWEVREAYEVRAELEALACERAVDRITDDALEELRETNRVLRETRPEPTEPGRPGASTLANDRFHTLIHEAAGNERLSRVIAQLNETFPRNVSATVLQDNSRHREDNLREHEQIVAAIEAGDHAAAREAMRRHVLSAGEQLARWYERRSSTVFKG; encoded by the coding sequence ATGAGCGACACCAGTACCGGGCACGCTTTGGTGGACGACACCGCAGCGGCCATCCGAGCGAAGATCATGTCCGGCGAGATCCCGATCGGCGCCCAGCTCCGGCAGGCCGAACTCGCGAAATCCCTCGGCGTCAGCCGCACCCCGGTGCGCGAGGCCCTGCGGCAGCTCCAGGCCGGAGGACTGATCGAGGTCGTCCCCAATCGCGGTGCGGTCGTGCGCGTCCCGGTTCCCTGGGAGGTCCGGGAGGCCTACGAGGTCCGCGCCGAACTCGAGGCCCTCGCCTGCGAGCGGGCCGTCGACCGGATCACCGACGACGCTCTCGAGGAGCTGAGGGAGACGAACCGCGTTCTGCGCGAGACCCGCCCGGAGCCGACCGAACCGGGCCGGCCCGGCGCCAGCACCCTGGCGAACGACCGCTTCCACACCCTCATCCACGAAGCAGCCGGCAACGAGCGGCTCTCCCGGGTGATCGCCCAGCTCAACGAGACCTTCCCCCGGAACGTCTCCGCCACGGTGCTGCAGGACAATTCGCGGCACCGCGAGGACAACCTGCGCGAGCACGAACAGATCGTGGCCGCCATCGAGGCCGGCGACCACGCGGCGGCACGCGAGGCGATGCGCCGGCACGTCCTCAGCGCGGGCGAACAGCTCGCACGCTGGTACGAGCGCCGGTCCTCGACCGTCTTCAAGGGCTGA
- a CDS encoding aminotransferase class V-fold PLP-dependent enzyme translates to MIDVADHRAHTPGAGLSHHLNAAGAALLSSGVLSTVRQHLELESRIGGYEADALARGRIDAVYDSAARLLGADSTDIALVNSATDGWHRALAALRLQRGDRVLVSRSSYVSSALHLLELRDSLGIEIEVVPNDAAGRIDLDALAGALKRSARLVTVAHVPTSSGLVEPVAEVGALCRAAGVTYLLDATQSVGQLPVDVATIGCDILVTTGRKFLRGPRGTGLLYVSPAARETLRPGSPDVRGALWKADNSYELKDSAVRFETWEASHALELGLGTALDEAFATGIDAITRHIGDLGSLLRAKLAGVAGVTVLDPPAAGGGIVTFGVDGRSALDVKEHLRRRGIRVVAVPAAHAQWDLGDRGIDAVVRASMHVYNGEDDLDALVEVLQEPEGVVRVPLPATPSLADLAPRRSAPVEAAESTDVVVVGAGIHGNSTAWQLARRGVRVIQLEQFSEGHVEGSSHGRARMIRRAYPNPIWYPLVDRAYRAWAELEEEVARPLITTTGGLYARALDAESGLDGPDCVMVDHVEAARRFPGLELGAGFRALYDPAAGVVDAAAAMAQLTAIGRRAGVDRREGVRVLGIDPDGDGAVVTTTAGRIRAARVVVCAGPWISELLPQFAPVLDVVRIVNIHVAGSRPEMLAPPNLGPFSIEVPGVGLMYGIPSYGGDTLKVGLDHGPEDDLTTARKPVSQSEIDVLHVLVRRFLPAADGAVVGSLSCRYTMAPNNRFALGPLPETPQILVAAACSGHGFKFGPAVGEALADLVTGVSRPDLDFLEPGRMLAPARV, encoded by the coding sequence GTGATCGACGTTGCAGACCACCGCGCGCACACGCCCGGGGCCGGCCTCTCCCACCACCTCAACGCCGCGGGCGCCGCGCTGCTCTCCTCGGGGGTGCTGTCCACGGTGCGGCAGCACCTCGAACTCGAGTCCCGCATCGGTGGGTATGAGGCCGACGCCCTCGCCCGCGGGCGTATCGACGCGGTGTACGACAGTGCGGCCCGGCTGCTCGGTGCCGACTCCACCGACATCGCGCTGGTGAACAGCGCCACCGACGGCTGGCACCGCGCCCTCGCCGCGCTGAGACTGCAGCGCGGCGACCGCGTCCTCGTCTCCCGGTCGAGCTACGTGAGCTCGGCCCTGCACCTCCTGGAACTGCGCGACAGCCTCGGCATCGAGATCGAGGTCGTCCCCAACGACGCGGCCGGCCGCATCGACCTCGACGCCCTCGCCGGCGCCCTGAAGAGGTCTGCCCGCCTCGTCACCGTCGCACACGTGCCCACCTCCTCCGGACTCGTCGAACCCGTCGCCGAGGTCGGAGCACTGTGCCGCGCAGCGGGAGTGACCTACCTGCTCGACGCGACGCAGTCCGTCGGCCAGCTGCCGGTGGACGTCGCGACGATCGGCTGCGACATCCTCGTCACCACCGGACGCAAGTTCCTGCGCGGGCCGCGCGGCACCGGCCTGCTCTACGTCTCGCCGGCCGCGCGCGAGACCCTGCGTCCCGGCTCGCCGGACGTGCGAGGAGCGCTGTGGAAGGCCGACAACTCCTACGAGCTGAAGGACTCGGCGGTGCGGTTCGAGACCTGGGAGGCCTCGCACGCACTCGAACTCGGCCTCGGTACCGCCCTCGACGAGGCGTTCGCCACCGGCATCGATGCGATCACCCGCCACATCGGCGATCTCGGGAGCCTGCTGCGTGCGAAGCTCGCCGGGGTCGCCGGTGTCACCGTCCTCGATCCGCCGGCCGCGGGTGGCGGCATCGTCACCTTCGGAGTGGACGGACGATCCGCGCTCGACGTCAAGGAACACCTGCGCCGCCGCGGGATCCGGGTCGTCGCCGTACCTGCCGCCCACGCCCAGTGGGATCTCGGCGACCGTGGGATCGACGCGGTGGTCCGCGCTTCGATGCACGTCTACAACGGTGAGGACGACCTCGACGCCCTCGTCGAGGTGCTGCAGGAACCCGAGGGAGTGGTGCGGGTGCCACTGCCCGCCACCCCGTCGCTCGCCGACCTGGCCCCGCGCCGGTCGGCGCCGGTGGAGGCAGCGGAATCGACGGACGTGGTCGTCGTCGGCGCCGGTATCCACGGCAACTCCACCGCGTGGCAGCTGGCCCGGCGCGGTGTGCGGGTGATCCAGCTCGAGCAGTTCTCCGAAGGACACGTGGAGGGCTCCTCGCACGGCCGTGCCCGGATGATCCGGCGCGCCTACCCGAATCCGATCTGGTACCCCCTCGTCGACCGTGCCTACCGGGCCTGGGCCGAACTCGAGGAGGAGGTCGCCCGCCCGCTGATCACCACGACCGGTGGCCTCTACGCCCGCGCGCTGGACGCCGAGTCCGGGCTGGACGGGCCGGACTGCGTGATGGTCGACCACGTTGAGGCGGCCCGGCGTTTCCCCGGCCTCGAACTCGGTGCCGGCTTCCGCGCGCTCTACGACCCCGCCGCAGGTGTCGTCGACGCCGCGGCCGCGATGGCCCAGCTGACCGCGATCGGCCGGCGTGCCGGAGTGGACCGCCGTGAGGGTGTCCGGGTGCTCGGCATCGATCCCGACGGCGACGGCGCCGTGGTCACCACGACCGCCGGCCGCATCCGGGCCGCCCGCGTGGTCGTCTGCGCCGGGCCGTGGATCTCGGAGCTGCTCCCGCAGTTCGCGCCCGTGCTCGACGTGGTGCGCATCGTCAACATCCACGTTGCCGGGTCCCGGCCGGAGATGCTCGCGCCGCCGAACCTCGGCCCGTTCTCCATCGAGGTGCCCGGGGTCGGCCTCATGTACGGCATCCCGTCCTACGGTGGCGACACCCTCAAGGTGGGCCTCGATCACGGTCCCGAGGACGACCTCACCACCGCGCGCAAGCCGGTGTCGCAGAGCGAGATCGACGTCCTGCACGTTCTGGTCCGCCGGTTCCTGCCCGCCGCGGACGGAGCGGTGGTGGGCTCACTGTCCTGCCGGTACACGATGGCACCGAACAATCGCTTCGCGCTCGGGCCGCTGCCGGAGACGCCGCAGATCCTCGTGGCGGCCGCGTGCTCGGGCCACGGATTCAAGTTCGGACCCGCCGTCGGAGAGGCGCTCGCGGACCTGGTGACGGGTGTGTCGCGGCCCGATCTGGATTTCCTGGAGCCGGGCCGGATGCTGGCCCCCGCCCGGGTCTGA
- a CDS encoding aldehyde dehydrogenase family protein encodes MTLITEPAVSAAEPFYIDGRWIPAGDRECFDVLDPATGEVLTRAVSATDEDVDAAVAAAAAAHADGRWRTLPPLERARILTRIADLIEENLEELAVLETRDNGKPIERSRADTQSSANTFRHFAGATTRLTGTTVPIAGDHHVYTTREPVGVAALILPWNFPIMTGCFKLAPALAAGCTVVVKPAEQTPLTMLRVAALCEQAGVPAGVVNVVTGDGRVGARLVEHPGVAKVSFTGSTEVGRAVMAAAAPTSKRLTLELGGKSPNIVFEDADLDAAVFTAMRASFGHSGQMCTAGSRLLVQRSILDEMHERLAAAVRKVPVGNGLDGGITVGPLVSEEQRQQVLRYIAIGREEGAQVLVGGGVPDLPGFFVEPTLFVGVDNSMTIACEEIFGPVVGVIPFEDEEEAIAIGNDTNYGLAAGVWTKDVSRAHRMAARLRAGTVWINTYNVFDPALPFGGLGDSGVGRDLGDEALFGFCEPKSVVVAL; translated from the coding sequence TTGACCCTCATCACCGAACCCGCCGTCTCGGCCGCCGAACCGTTCTACATCGACGGCCGGTGGATCCCCGCCGGCGACCGCGAATGCTTCGACGTCCTCGACCCCGCCACCGGGGAGGTCCTCACCCGCGCGGTATCGGCCACCGACGAGGACGTCGACGCCGCGGTCGCCGCGGCCGCCGCCGCCCACGCGGACGGACGCTGGCGCACCCTGCCGCCGCTCGAACGCGCCCGGATCCTCACCCGCATCGCCGATCTCATCGAGGAGAACCTCGAGGAACTGGCGGTGCTCGAGACCCGCGACAACGGCAAGCCCATCGAGCGGTCCCGCGCCGACACGCAGTCGAGCGCGAACACCTTCCGGCACTTCGCCGGAGCGACGACACGTCTGACGGGCACCACCGTCCCGATCGCCGGTGACCACCACGTCTACACCACCCGCGAACCCGTCGGGGTGGCCGCGCTCATCCTGCCGTGGAACTTCCCCATCATGACGGGCTGTTTCAAGCTCGCCCCCGCGCTCGCCGCCGGCTGCACCGTCGTGGTCAAGCCCGCCGAGCAGACGCCGCTGACGATGCTGCGGGTCGCGGCGCTGTGCGAGCAGGCCGGTGTCCCCGCCGGTGTGGTCAACGTCGTCACCGGCGACGGTCGCGTCGGTGCCCGGCTCGTCGAACACCCCGGGGTCGCGAAGGTGTCGTTCACCGGCTCCACCGAGGTGGGACGCGCGGTGATGGCAGCGGCGGCCCCCACCAGCAAGCGGCTCACCCTCGAACTCGGCGGCAAGAGCCCCAACATCGTCTTCGAGGACGCCGATCTCGACGCCGCCGTCTTCACCGCGATGCGCGCCTCCTTCGGGCACTCCGGTCAGATGTGCACGGCGGGAAGCCGATTGCTGGTGCAGCGTTCGATCCTCGACGAGATGCACGAGCGGCTCGCTGCGGCGGTAAGGAAGGTACCCGTGGGCAACGGCCTTGACGGTGGCATAACCGTCGGTCCCCTCGTGTCCGAGGAGCAGCGGCAGCAGGTCCTGCGCTACATCGCCATCGGCCGCGAGGAGGGCGCGCAGGTGCTCGTCGGTGGCGGGGTGCCCGATCTGCCGGGCTTCTTCGTCGAACCGACCCTGTTCGTCGGCGTCGACAACTCGATGACCATCGCGTGCGAGGAGATCTTCGGGCCGGTGGTCGGGGTCATCCCCTTCGAGGACGAGGAGGAGGCGATCGCGATCGGCAACGACACGAACTACGGTCTCGCCGCGGGTGTCTGGACGAAGGACGTCTCCCGGGCCCACCGGATGGCGGCGAGGCTGCGAGCCGGCACGGTGTGGATCAACACCTACAACGTCTTCGACCCCGCGTTGCCCTTCGGTGGGCTCGGGGACTCGGGTGTCGGCCGGGATCTCGGCGACGAGGCACTCTTCGGATTCTGCGAACCGAAGAGTGTGGTCGTGGCCTTGTAG
- a CDS encoding creatininase family protein: protein MSPRFERLYSPVVPADLAAELGGTGEPVQWERLTARECESLLQGVDSVLIPLGATEQHGPHLGLCVDGEIAHHVCLGVSALTGVPVVPPLVYGVSGSHGTLPGTLTLRPETMIAMLEDITDSLYALGVRQFVFVNAHTWNAGPMEVAADKLRVKYDDVRVRCIFYVTCYPGPEVDGRVTYGRGLMHANYFETSLMLHIDPEIVHMDRAESLEDRDTFWDYRTDQVSRSGVWGRDVEQATEENGAREMERCIRTTAKAVADAIAESWPSPR from the coding sequence GTGAGCCCGCGATTCGAACGCCTCTACTCGCCGGTCGTCCCAGCCGATCTCGCCGCCGAACTCGGTGGCACGGGCGAACCGGTCCAGTGGGAACGCCTCACTGCCCGCGAATGCGAAAGCCTGCTCCAGGGCGTCGATTCCGTGCTGATTCCGCTCGGTGCCACCGAGCAGCACGGACCGCATCTGGGACTGTGCGTGGACGGGGAGATCGCCCACCACGTCTGCCTCGGTGTCTCCGCGCTCACGGGTGTCCCGGTGGTGCCGCCGCTGGTGTACGGGGTGTCCGGCTCCCACGGCACCCTGCCCGGCACGCTCACGTTGCGTCCCGAGACGATGATCGCGATGCTCGAGGACATCACCGACTCCCTCTACGCGCTCGGAGTCCGTCAGTTCGTCTTCGTCAACGCCCACACGTGGAACGCCGGCCCGATGGAGGTCGCCGCCGACAAGCTCCGCGTCAAGTACGACGACGTGCGCGTGCGCTGCATCTTCTACGTCACCTGCTATCCCGGTCCGGAGGTCGACGGCCGCGTCACCTACGGACGCGGCCTGATGCACGCCAACTACTTCGAGACCTCGCTGATGTTGCACATCGACCCGGAGATCGTGCACATGGACCGGGCCGAATCGCTCGAGGACCGCGACACCTTCTGGGACTACCGCACCGACCAGGTCAGCCGGTCGGGTGTGTGGGGCCGGGACGTCGAGCAGGCCACCGAGGAGAACGGGGCCCGCGAGATGGAACGGTGCATTCGCACCACCGCGAAGGCGGTGGCCGACGCGATCGCCGAATCTTGGCCCAGCCCGCGCTGA
- a CDS encoding amidohydrolase family protein translates to MIIDAYNTTQDVRGRSDYLTGVRRGEAPPPYTPFDPQRILDSMDAAGVDMAMVCSLAQRIENDFLIDLVAAHPDRFFGFGQVMPQDDDAEREIHRIADARLPGLKLHPSLHGYIASDHGLLDPIFEVCRERGLIVLFNSLDDAFCSPFAIEEVAKYYPEVPTIVAHMGAVWNVPDAITVAERTENIYLETSATLVSDVKRAYNRLGPDKILMGTEWPGSDFDIERLKIRKAIPDDADRAKVEGLNMARLLKLEVTV, encoded by the coding sequence ATGATCATCGACGCCTACAACACCACGCAGGACGTTCGTGGCCGGTCGGACTATCTGACCGGTGTGCGGCGCGGTGAGGCACCGCCGCCCTACACGCCGTTCGACCCGCAGCGCATCCTCGACAGCATGGACGCAGCCGGCGTGGACATGGCGATGGTCTGCTCGCTCGCCCAGCGCATCGAGAACGACTTCCTCATCGACCTCGTCGCGGCCCATCCCGACCGGTTCTTCGGATTCGGCCAGGTCATGCCGCAGGACGACGATGCCGAACGCGAGATCCACCGGATCGCCGACGCCCGTCTGCCCGGTCTGAAGCTGCACCCCTCCCTGCACGGTTACATCGCCTCCGACCACGGCCTGCTGGACCCCATCTTCGAGGTGTGCCGCGAGCGCGGTCTCATCGTGCTGTTCAACTCCCTCGACGACGCGTTCTGCTCGCCGTTCGCGATCGAGGAGGTCGCGAAGTACTATCCGGAGGTGCCGACCATCGTCGCCCACATGGGTGCGGTGTGGAACGTGCCCGACGCGATCACGGTGGCCGAGCGCACCGAGAACATCTACCTGGAGACCTCCGCGACCCTGGTCTCCGACGTCAAGCGCGCCTACAACCGCCTCGGTCCCGACAAGATTCTCATGGGCACCGAATGGCCCGGCAGCGACTTCGACATCGAACGTCTCAAGATCCGCAAGGCGATCCCCGACGACGCGGATCGCGCGAAGGTCGAAGGGCTCAACATGGCCCGTCTGCTGAAGCTCGAGGTGACGGTGTGA
- a CDS encoding cytidine deaminase, with protein sequence MTSVSGSAPTTPPPFGLAPEDIGLWDAAVSLLQRTYRSGRHEVAAAVRTRSSGIHVGVHMAGSAGRTSICAEGMALGAVLAATPPDLSLADEIDAVLAVLHRPGIGIRIVSACGVCRELLFDYCPEAWNYVHRFPDDAPAPGTPEVVYLPETGRGIREVPALAHGSAERLRVRELMPAKNIRSW encoded by the coding sequence ATGACAAGCGTTTCCGGATCCGCCCCCACCACGCCACCCCCGTTCGGGCTCGCCCCCGAGGACATCGGCCTCTGGGACGCGGCGGTCTCCCTCCTGCAGCGCACCTACCGCTCGGGCCGGCACGAGGTCGCCGCGGCCGTACGGACCCGGTCGAGCGGCATCCACGTGGGTGTCCACATGGCGGGGTCGGCCGGTCGCACGTCGATCTGCGCGGAAGGCATGGCACTGGGGGCGGTGCTCGCCGCCACCCCCCCGGACCTGTCGCTCGCCGACGAGATCGACGCCGTCCTCGCGGTCCTGCACCGACCGGGGATCGGGATACGCATCGTCTCGGCCTGCGGGGTGTGCCGCGAGCTCCTGTTCGACTACTGCCCCGAGGCGTGGAACTACGTCCACCGGTTCCCGGACGACGCACCGGCACCGGGTACACCGGAGGTCGTGTACCTTCCGGAGACCGGACGGGGCATCCGAGAGGTACCCGCGCTCGCCCACGGATCGGCCGAGCGCCTGCGGGTGCGGGAACTGATGCCCGCCAAGAACATTCGGTCCTGGTGA